The Desmodus rotundus isolate HL8 chromosome 3, HLdesRot8A.1, whole genome shotgun sequence genome includes a region encoding these proteins:
- the CPLANE2 gene encoding ciliogenesis and planar polarity effector 2 isoform X1 has protein sequence MVRAGWPRGVSIEEAEEKQGRVTPPGGDKGEELCKYPQGNKWDGCPLPPTTREQCGVEETMELYLLGNHSILPPPYPVGCPAMARPPAPGSVIVPDWHESGEGKEYLACILRKNRRRVFGLLERPVLPPAVAIDTACYKIFVSGKSGVGKTALVAKLAGLEVPVVHHETIGIQTTVVFWPAKLQVSDRVVMFRFEFWDCGESALKKFDHMLPACKEKTDAFLFLFSFTDRASFEDLPGQLTRVAGEAPGVVRMIIGSKFDQYMHTDVPERDITAFRQAWELPLLRVKSVPGRRLADGRTLDGRAGLADIAHVLNSLAEQLWHQDQVAAGLLPNPPENTPS, from the exons ATGGTGAGGGCTGGTTGGCCCCGGGGGGTCAGTATCGAGGAGGCCGAGGAGAAGCAAGGCCGTGTGACTCCTCCCGGAGGTGACAAAGGAGAGGAGCTGTGTAAATACCCTCAGGGCAATAAATGGGatggctgccccctcccccccaccaccagggaGCAATGCGGAGTAGAAGAGACTATGGAATTGTACCTTCTGGGTAATCACAG CATTCTGCCACCTCCGTACCCTGTCGGATGCCCAGCCATGGCCAGACCACCCGCCCCGGGCTCAGTGATTGTCCCAGACTGGCATGAAAGCGGTGAGGGCAAGGAGTACCTGGCCTGCATCCTGCGCAAGAACCGCCGGCGGGTGTTTG GGCTACTCGAGCGACCGGTGCTGCCCCCAGCTGTGGCCATTGACACGGCCTGCTACAAGATCTTCGTGTCTGGGAAGAGCGGAGTGGGCAAGACGGCACTGGTGGCCAAGCTAGCTGGCCTGGAGGTGCCCGTGGTACACCACGAGACCATTG GCATCCAGACCACTGTGGTATTCTGGCCGGCCAAGCTGCAGGTCAGTGACCGGGTCGTCATGTTCCGCTTTGAGTTCTGGGACTGCGGGGAGTCTGCGCTCAAAAAGTTCGATCACATGCTGCCG GCTTGTAAGGAGAAAACAGatgctttccttttcctgttctctttcaCCGACCGTGCCTCCTTCGAAGACCTCCCTGGACAGCTGACCCGCGTCGCAGGCGAGGCCCCTGGTGTTGTCAGGATGATCATCGGCTCCAA ATTTGACCAGTACATGCACACGGACGTGCCTGAGCGCGACATCACAGCCTTCCGGCAGGCCTGGGAACTGCCTCTCCTGCGGGTGAAGAGTGTGCCGGGGCGGCGGCTGGCCGATGGGCGCACGCTGGATGGGCGGGCCGGGCTGGCCGACATTGCCCATGTGCTCAATAGCCTAGCAGAGCAGCTGTGGCACCAGGATCAGGTGGCAGCCGgcctgctccccaaccccccagAGAACACCCCCAGCTGA
- the CPLANE2 gene encoding ciliogenesis and planar polarity effector 2 isoform X2 — protein MARPPAPGSVIVPDWHESGEGKEYLACILRKNRRRVFGLLERPVLPPAVAIDTACYKIFVSGKSGVGKTALVAKLAGLEVPVVHHETIGIQTTVVFWPAKLQVSDRVVMFRFEFWDCGESALKKFDHMLPACKEKTDAFLFLFSFTDRASFEDLPGQLTRVAGEAPGVVRMIIGSKFDQYMHTDVPERDITAFRQAWELPLLRVKSVPGRRLADGRTLDGRAGLADIAHVLNSLAEQLWHQDQVAAGLLPNPPENTPS, from the exons ATGGCCAGACCACCCGCCCCGGGCTCAGTGATTGTCCCAGACTGGCATGAAAGCGGTGAGGGCAAGGAGTACCTGGCCTGCATCCTGCGCAAGAACCGCCGGCGGGTGTTTG GGCTACTCGAGCGACCGGTGCTGCCCCCAGCTGTGGCCATTGACACGGCCTGCTACAAGATCTTCGTGTCTGGGAAGAGCGGAGTGGGCAAGACGGCACTGGTGGCCAAGCTAGCTGGCCTGGAGGTGCCCGTGGTACACCACGAGACCATTG GCATCCAGACCACTGTGGTATTCTGGCCGGCCAAGCTGCAGGTCAGTGACCGGGTCGTCATGTTCCGCTTTGAGTTCTGGGACTGCGGGGAGTCTGCGCTCAAAAAGTTCGATCACATGCTGCCG GCTTGTAAGGAGAAAACAGatgctttccttttcctgttctctttcaCCGACCGTGCCTCCTTCGAAGACCTCCCTGGACAGCTGACCCGCGTCGCAGGCGAGGCCCCTGGTGTTGTCAGGATGATCATCGGCTCCAA ATTTGACCAGTACATGCACACGGACGTGCCTGAGCGCGACATCACAGCCTTCCGGCAGGCCTGGGAACTGCCTCTCCTGCGGGTGAAGAGTGTGCCGGGGCGGCGGCTGGCCGATGGGCGCACGCTGGATGGGCGGGCCGGGCTGGCCGACATTGCCCATGTGCTCAATAGCCTAGCAGAGCAGCTGTGGCACCAGGATCAGGTGGCAGCCGgcctgctccccaaccccccagAGAACACCCCCAGCTGA